In Rhodothermus marinus DSM 4252, a single genomic region encodes these proteins:
- a CDS encoding DUF72 domain-containing protein codes for MTPAELEARLARIEAYDLRGVHPNLRLGTASDRYAGWIGQIYPEHYRREIKTRPRRLEGRTFEERVLPVASVRDYFEHFDVLELDFTFYRPLREADGRPTASLFTLQQYAMHAPPEARFLLKAPQQFFAATLRRTRGGRVIYEENPHYLDAEACRRQFLEPAREVLGERLLGVIFEQEYRRVGESPDPEANIAALDAFFDALDGGVQAHLELRSAHLLTPAYFNWLAARGLGFVFSHWTWLPPIRRQWRLCGERFTAADRNVVVRLLTPLEMTYAEAYARAYPFDRPVPELAGTRQARDMVLDVTALVFRAAIEGAVVNVIANNRAWGNAPDLARAIARRVLEEMRRRSLRASD; via the coding sequence ATGACGCCCGCCGAGCTCGAAGCACGCCTTGCCCGCATCGAGGCGTACGACCTGCGGGGGGTGCACCCGAACCTGCGGCTGGGCACGGCCAGCGACCGCTACGCGGGCTGGATCGGCCAGATCTATCCCGAGCACTACCGCCGCGAGATCAAAACGCGGCCGCGCCGCCTCGAAGGCCGCACCTTCGAAGAGCGCGTGCTGCCCGTGGCCTCGGTGCGCGACTACTTTGAGCACTTCGACGTGCTGGAGCTGGACTTCACCTTCTACCGCCCACTGCGCGAGGCGGACGGCCGTCCCACTGCTTCGCTTTTCACGCTGCAGCAGTACGCCATGCACGCCCCACCCGAGGCCCGCTTTCTGCTCAAGGCGCCCCAGCAGTTCTTTGCGGCCACGCTGCGCCGCACGCGGGGCGGTCGCGTCATCTACGAGGAGAACCCGCATTACCTCGACGCCGAGGCCTGTCGCCGTCAGTTTCTCGAGCCGGCCCGCGAGGTGCTGGGCGAGCGCCTGCTGGGCGTGATCTTCGAACAGGAGTACCGACGCGTCGGCGAAAGCCCCGATCCGGAGGCCAACATTGCTGCGCTGGACGCTTTCTTCGACGCGCTGGACGGCGGTGTGCAGGCCCATCTGGAGCTGCGCTCGGCCCATCTGCTCACGCCGGCCTACTTCAACTGGCTGGCCGCACGCGGCCTGGGGTTCGTCTTCAGCCACTGGACCTGGCTGCCACCGATTCGCCGCCAGTGGCGCCTCTGCGGCGAACGCTTCACGGCGGCCGACCGCAACGTCGTCGTCCGCCTGCTCACCCCGCTGGAGATGACCTACGCCGAGGCGTACGCCCGCGCCTATCCCTTCGACCGCCCCGTGCCCGAACTGGCCGGCACCCGCCAGGCCCGCGATATGGTGCTCGATGTTACCGCGCTCGTATTTCGCGCGGCTATAGAAGGCGCGGTCGTGAACGTGATCGCCAACAACCGGGCCTGGGGCAACGCGCCCGATCTGGCCCGTGCGATCGCCCGCCGCGTGCTCGAAGAAATGCGCCGCCGAAGCCTTCGGGCCTCGGATTGA
- a CDS encoding HIT family protein, producing the protein MKQLWSPWRSQHIERVVEQPLSRPGEPSLFVRLAAENRDEENLILWRGQHVFVIMNLYPYNNGHLMIVPYRQVADYEALTPEEQCEMAQTVARCIRWLKYALKPDGFNVGMNIGKVAGAGIPDHVHLHVVPRWEGDTNFMPTLAEVKVIPEALRDTYRKLRTAIEALESDHEAPATTS; encoded by the coding sequence ATGAAGCAGCTGTGGAGTCCCTGGCGTTCGCAGCACATCGAACGTGTGGTCGAGCAGCCGCTCAGCCGGCCGGGCGAGCCCTCGCTGTTCGTGCGCCTGGCCGCCGAGAACCGCGATGAGGAAAACCTGATCCTCTGGCGCGGCCAGCATGTTTTTGTTATCATGAATCTCTATCCTTACAATAACGGCCACCTGATGATCGTGCCCTACCGTCAGGTGGCCGACTACGAGGCGCTGACGCCCGAGGAGCAGTGTGAAATGGCCCAGACCGTCGCCCGCTGCATTCGCTGGCTCAAGTATGCGTTGAAGCCCGACGGCTTCAACGTGGGCATGAACATCGGCAAGGTGGCCGGCGCCGGCATCCCGGACCACGTGCACCTGCACGTGGTGCCCCGCTGGGAGGGCGACACGAACTTCATGCCCACGCTGGCCGAGGTGAAGGTCATTCCCGAAGCGCTCCGCGACACCTACCGTAAGCTCCGGACGGCCATCGAAGCGCTGGAGTCCGACCACGAAGCCCCTGCCACTACCTCCTGA
- the galB gene encoding beta-galactosidase GalB, translated as MRISGSRYRMFLGGGLLLLLTILPLQAQPAQELLRERVLLNEDWRFFKYPSRAEADGLVYDVWPMYRMDADTAGAPKEAIVLKPWILPTGNPFIKDPARRYRRPPGHPGRDFPFVQPDFDDSGWERVDLPHDWAIRGPFVEQPHPEVDGGMGWLPSPGVAWYRKKIFIPAADSERAIYLDVEGAMAHAVVWLNGYLVGGWPYGYASWRVDLTPYVRWGAENQLAIRLEVLPRSSRWYPGGGLYRNVWLVKTHPVHVAQWGTFVRTPYVSTDSATVVLDVTIENRWARAVSVRVTTEIFELGEEDRPRGDAVAAFPPRQVRVPAQGQATASGMATVRNPKLWGPPPTQTPHRYVAVTTLWLDGRPVDRYETRFGIRSLRFDPERGLLVNGERIEIKGVNQHHDLGPLGAAFNRRAAERQLELLREMGANAIRTAHNPPAPELLELTDRMGFLVLDEIFDVWEMRKTPLDFHLIFPDWHEQDLRAFIRRDRNHPSVILWSFGNEVGEQGSGREGAELARRLARIIKEEDPTRPVTASMNFARPGTPMPEVVDVICLNYQGEGIRDMPAYTGLQGITTPPLYSAFRIHFPTKMIISCENAAAVSSRGAYLFPVTDALSAPVREGQGGDPVTRQVSGYELYTADFGSSVDKVFFVQELHPFVAGGFVWSGWDYLGEPTPYYSSRSSYFGIIDLAGFKKDRFYLYQARWRPELPMVHILPHWNWPDRVGEITPVHVFTSGDEVELFLNGRSLGRKKKGPYQYRLRWDDVRYEPGELRAVAYKNGRKWAEAVVQTTGQPTALAAEADRVRIQADGYDLAFITVRVVDAEGRTVPTADNPVRFTVEGPGELVATANGDPTSFIPFSSDERPAFNGLVLAIVRARRGMPGTITVTASAPGLRPARIVIESQ; from the coding sequence ATGCGCATCTCCGGTTCTCGCTATCGGATGTTTTTAGGAGGCGGGCTGCTCCTGCTGCTGACGATCCTGCCATTGCAGGCACAACCCGCGCAGGAGCTGCTGCGCGAGCGGGTTTTGCTTAATGAAGACTGGCGCTTCTTCAAGTACCCCTCCCGGGCGGAAGCCGACGGACTGGTCTACGACGTGTGGCCGATGTACCGGATGGATGCAGACACCGCCGGAGCACCGAAGGAGGCGATCGTCCTTAAGCCCTGGATTCTGCCCACGGGCAATCCTTTCATCAAAGATCCGGCCCGACGTTACAGGCGACCCCCGGGACATCCCGGGCGTGACTTCCCGTTCGTGCAGCCGGACTTCGACGATAGCGGCTGGGAACGAGTAGACCTGCCGCACGACTGGGCCATTCGGGGCCCCTTCGTGGAACAACCACATCCCGAGGTGGACGGCGGCATGGGCTGGCTGCCCAGCCCGGGCGTGGCCTGGTACCGGAAGAAAATCTTCATCCCGGCCGCCGATTCGGAGCGGGCGATCTACCTGGACGTCGAGGGCGCGATGGCTCACGCCGTCGTCTGGCTGAACGGCTACCTGGTGGGTGGCTGGCCCTACGGCTACGCTTCCTGGCGCGTGGATCTGACCCCATACGTCCGCTGGGGCGCGGAAAACCAGCTTGCCATCCGACTTGAGGTGCTTCCACGCTCGTCGCGCTGGTATCCCGGCGGTGGATTGTACCGCAACGTCTGGCTGGTCAAGACGCATCCGGTGCACGTGGCGCAATGGGGCACGTTCGTGCGCACACCCTACGTCTCGACCGACTCGGCCACCGTTGTGCTGGATGTGACCATCGAAAACCGATGGGCCCGGGCCGTCTCGGTGCGCGTTACGACAGAGATCTTCGAGCTGGGCGAAGAGGACCGGCCACGGGGCGATGCCGTCGCCGCGTTCCCGCCCCGGCAGGTGCGGGTACCGGCGCAGGGGCAGGCTACGGCGTCCGGCATGGCGACGGTTCGCAACCCGAAGCTGTGGGGACCTCCGCCCACGCAGACGCCTCACCGCTACGTGGCCGTCACCACGCTGTGGCTCGACGGCCGCCCGGTCGATCGCTACGAAACCCGCTTCGGCATCCGCTCGCTGCGGTTCGATCCGGAGCGCGGGCTGCTGGTCAACGGCGAGCGCATCGAAATCAAAGGCGTTAACCAGCATCACGACCTGGGGCCGCTGGGCGCGGCCTTCAACCGAAGGGCGGCCGAGCGCCAGCTCGAACTGCTGCGTGAGATGGGCGCCAACGCCATTCGTACCGCCCATAACCCGCCAGCTCCCGAGCTGCTGGAGCTTACCGACCGCATGGGCTTCCTCGTGCTCGACGAGATCTTCGACGTCTGGGAGATGCGAAAAACCCCGCTCGACTTCCACCTGATCTTTCCGGACTGGCACGAGCAGGACCTGCGCGCCTTTATCCGCCGCGACCGCAACCACCCGTCGGTCATTCTCTGGAGCTTCGGCAATGAAGTGGGCGAGCAGGGAAGCGGCCGCGAGGGGGCCGAGCTGGCCCGGCGACTGGCCCGCATCATCAAAGAGGAGGATCCCACGCGGCCGGTGACGGCGTCTATGAATTTCGCCCGGCCGGGGACGCCGATGCCCGAGGTGGTGGACGTCATCTGCCTGAACTATCAGGGTGAAGGGATCCGGGACATGCCGGCCTATACTGGTTTGCAGGGGATCACCACACCACCCCTTTACAGCGCATTTCGCATACATTTCCCTACAAAAATGATTATCAGTTGTGAAAATGCGGCCGCTGTAAGTTCGCGGGGCGCCTATCTCTTTCCAGTTACAGATGCCCTGAGTGCACCTGTTCGTGAAGGCCAGGGGGGTGATCCGGTTACCAGGCAGGTAAGCGGCTATGAGCTATATACGGCGGATTTTGGCTCTTCGGTGGACAAGGTGTTTTTCGTGCAGGAACTCCATCCTTTTGTGGCCGGCGGTTTCGTCTGGAGCGGCTGGGACTATCTGGGCGAGCCCACGCCCTACTACAGTTCGCGCAGCTCTTATTTCGGGATCATCGATCTGGCCGGTTTCAAAAAGGATCGGTTTTACCTGTATCAGGCCCGCTGGCGTCCCGAGCTACCGATGGTGCATATCCTGCCCCACTGGAACTGGCCGGATCGCGTGGGGGAGATCACGCCCGTGCATGTGTTCACCTCGGGCGACGAGGTGGAACTGTTCCTCAATGGCCGATCGCTCGGCCGCAAGAAAAAAGGGCCCTACCAGTACCGCCTGCGCTGGGACGACGTGCGCTACGAGCCCGGCGAACTACGCGCCGTGGCCTATAAAAACGGCCGGAAGTGGGCCGAAGCCGTCGTGCAGACCACCGGCCAGCCGACCGCGCTGGCCGCCGAGGCGGACCGTGTCCGGATCCAGGCCGACGGCTACGACCTGGCATTCATCACGGTGCGGGTGGTCGATGCAGAAGGGCGAACCGTGCCCACGGCGGACAATCCGGTGCGTTTCACCGTCGAAGGACCCGGCGAGCTGGTGGCCACGGCCAACGGCGACCCGACCAGCTTCATTCCGTTTTCTTCGGATGAGCGGCCGGCCTTCAACGGGCTGGTGCTGGCCATCGTGCGCGCCCGGCGTGGCATGCCCGGCACTATTACCGTCACGGCCAGCGCCCCCGGTCTGCGTCCGGCTCGTATCGTGATAGAAAGCCAGTGA
- a CDS encoding lysylphosphatidylglycerol synthase transmembrane domain-containing protein has product MSLSPQAPSPNGRAPSPWRARLLGSVALSLVVLGVVTYFTFDWKAFVEALNEVNPLLLTLGIGTLGLRVLFGAWRLHYVSHRHLTLRAAARCQLVWDFSSNVTPSAIGGGPFAALFIARDQRLPLGEATAILLFAILLDQLFFAFTIVLILVALPFMPVLPSAMGTVGGGTFVLYLGLGLGWVAFFAYTTFFRPELIERLARRILRFRRLRRFRERVIQELLSLQERTQLIRSQPPGFFLKGFLLTTAAWISRHLLLVFLVWSVYPEADAVLVFMRTLAMTLGSVILPTPGGSGGVEGLYVLFIGPLMPRHFVAPTLLLWRLLSYYVFIAIGLFLTGHHMQRSLRRRRQLRPAPEPAEES; this is encoded by the coding sequence ATGTCGCTCTCCCCACAGGCTCCCTCCCCGAACGGCCGGGCGCCCTCGCCCTGGCGGGCCCGTCTGCTGGGTTCGGTGGCATTGAGCCTGGTAGTGCTGGGCGTCGTCACCTATTTTACGTTCGACTGGAAGGCCTTTGTCGAGGCGCTCAACGAGGTCAATCCGCTGCTGCTGACGCTGGGCATCGGGACGCTGGGTCTGCGCGTGCTCTTTGGCGCCTGGCGGCTGCACTACGTCTCGCATCGGCACCTGACGCTCCGAGCGGCCGCCCGCTGCCAGCTCGTGTGGGACTTTTCGTCGAACGTGACGCCTTCGGCCATCGGCGGCGGCCCGTTCGCCGCGCTGTTCATCGCCCGGGATCAGCGCCTGCCCCTCGGCGAAGCCACTGCCATTCTGCTGTTCGCCATCCTGCTCGATCAGCTTTTCTTTGCCTTCACCATCGTGCTGATCCTCGTGGCCCTGCCTTTCATGCCCGTCCTGCCCTCGGCCATGGGCACGGTGGGCGGCGGCACGTTCGTGCTCTACCTGGGCCTCGGGCTGGGCTGGGTGGCCTTTTTCGCCTACACCACGTTTTTCCGGCCGGAGCTGATCGAACGCCTGGCCCGGCGCATCCTTCGCTTCCGGCGGCTGCGTCGGTTTCGTGAGCGTGTCATCCAGGAGCTGCTCAGCCTGCAGGAACGCACACAGCTCATCCGCTCCCAGCCGCCCGGTTTCTTCCTGAAGGGTTTCCTGCTGACCACGGCGGCCTGGATCAGCCGTCATCTGCTGCTCGTTTTTCTGGTGTGGAGCGTCTATCCCGAGGCCGACGCCGTGCTCGTCTTCATGCGCACGCTGGCCATGACGCTGGGATCGGTCATTCTGCCCACGCCGGGCGGTTCCGGCGGCGTCGAGGGACTCTACGTGCTGTTCATCGGCCCGCTCATGCCCCGTCACTTCGTGGCACCCACGCTGCTGCTCTGGCGCCTGCTCAGCTACTACGTGTTCATCGCGATCGGGCTGTTCCTGACGGGCCACCACATGCAGCGGAGCCTGCGTCGGCGTCGCCAGTTGCGTCCGGCCCCGGAACCCGCCGAAGAGTCATGA
- a CDS encoding PHP domain-containing protein: MFDLRRADLHLHTSRSDGRLSPAELVRRAREAGLYCVAITDHDTIDGLEEARQAAARWAMVVIPGVELSVQVEEEEVHLLGYFFDPDHPALREALTAYRKAREERLAAMLARLQEVGVRLSEEQVQTAVGHGVPGRPHVARALVAAGYAESYREAFQRYLLPGGPGYVPKPAWTAEEAVAVLHEAGGIAVLAHPGEHLRDRVFRALLQAGIDGIEVIHPAHSYYLVQHYRQVARDFGLLETGGSDYHGHRPEDDALLGACTIPYPRVERLRATLQATRA; this comes from the coding sequence ATGTTCGACCTGCGCCGCGCCGATCTGCACCTGCACACGAGCCGTTCCGATGGCCGGCTTTCGCCGGCCGAGCTGGTACGACGGGCCCGGGAGGCGGGACTTTACTGCGTGGCGATCACCGATCACGACACGATCGACGGCCTGGAGGAGGCCCGGCAGGCAGCCGCTCGATGGGCCATGGTCGTGATACCCGGCGTGGAGCTGAGCGTGCAGGTCGAAGAAGAGGAGGTGCACCTGCTGGGATACTTTTTCGATCCGGATCATCCGGCGCTGCGCGAAGCACTGACCGCCTACCGAAAGGCGCGAGAGGAACGGCTGGCCGCCATGCTCGCGCGGTTGCAGGAAGTCGGCGTGCGACTTTCGGAGGAGCAGGTGCAGACGGCCGTCGGCCACGGCGTGCCGGGGCGGCCGCATGTGGCGCGGGCGCTCGTGGCGGCTGGCTATGCCGAAAGTTACAGAGAGGCATTTCAGCGCTATCTGCTGCCCGGCGGCCCCGGCTACGTGCCCAAGCCGGCCTGGACGGCCGAAGAAGCTGTGGCCGTCCTGCACGAGGCGGGTGGCATCGCCGTGCTGGCCCACCCGGGCGAGCACCTGCGCGATCGGGTCTTCCGGGCACTGCTGCAGGCCGGCATCGACGGCATCGAGGTGATCCATCCCGCGCACAGTTATTACCTGGTACAGCACTACCGGCAGGTGGCCCGGGATTTCGGGCTGCTGGAGACGGGCGGGTCCGATTATCACGGGCACCGGCCCGAAGACGACGCCCTGCTCGGCGCCTGCACGATCCCGTATCCGCGGGTGGAGCGGTTGCGCGCGACGCTCCAGGCAACGCGTGCGTAG